One Sphingomonas sp. FARSPH DNA segment encodes these proteins:
- the pal gene encoding peptidoglycan-associated lipoprotein Pal, which translates to MAKLSTTLMTAAAVLSLAACAHKPKQLPPPPVDNTGGLNTGNGGASPSDGTGQIGNAIVPGSDADFRRSVSSNTVHFGTDVYDIDPEARAILDSQAQWLTSHPTVRVTIEGHCDERGTREYNLALGDRRANSAKNYLVARGIDPSRLTTISYGKERPVALGSDSDAWAQNRRAVTVVVQ; encoded by the coding sequence ATGGCGAAGCTTTCCACCACCCTGATGACGGCGGCTGCTGTGCTGTCGCTCGCCGCCTGCGCGCACAAGCCCAAGCAGCTGCCGCCGCCGCCGGTCGACAACACCGGGGGCCTGAACACCGGCAACGGCGGCGCGTCGCCGTCGGACGGCACCGGCCAGATCGGCAACGCGATCGTCCCGGGGTCCGATGCCGATTTCCGCCGCTCGGTCAGCTCGAACACGGTGCATTTCGGCACCGACGTCTATGACATCGATCCCGAGGCGCGCGCGATCCTCGACAGCCAGGCGCAGTGGCTGACGTCGCATCCGACCGTACGCGTGACGATCGAGGGGCATTGCGACGAGCGCGGCACCCGCGAATACAATCTCGCGCTGGGCGATCGGCGGGCCAATTCGGCGAAGAACTACCTCGTCGCGCGCGGCATCGATCCGTCGCGCCTGACGACGATCAGCTATGGCAAGGAACGGCCGGTCGCGCTTGGCTCGGATTCCGACGCCTGGGCGCAGAACCGGCGCGCGGTGACCGTCGTCGTCCAGTAA
- the tolB gene encoding Tol-Pal system beta propeller repeat protein TolB, giving the protein MRMIGKIFAALAATVALSALTAPATAQDAPAPAPQQQPAGQPQDQSAAPLEVSVTGGVNQPMPIAIPVMPTAEVVDTPAGPTDALGRQLADIVATDLKNSGLFTPLAPGQLRPVGFQEVNTPAFDYWGGTGAQALVQGFVRAGADGNLTVGCYLYDVFSKVELKRTGFVVPPSDWRRAGHKCADMVYTRLTGEGPYFDSRIVYVSETGPKGKRIKRLAIMDQDGANHRFLTNGQSIVLTPRFAPNQQSIVYMSFEDNRPSIYVYDLGSGRPRRIVQNVSLTFAPRFSPDGRWILFSMAQGGNTDIYRVAASGGTPQRLTTSPGIDTGGSYSPDGSKIAFESDRSGGQQLYVMNADGSNQHRISFGGGRYATPVWSPRGDLIAFTRISGDFRIGIMAPDGSGEKLLTNAWQDEGPSWSPNGRAITFFRSTQGGSGKADLWMVDLTGQVERKIPTPLDGSDPAWGPLRP; this is encoded by the coding sequence ATGCGCATGATCGGAAAAATCTTTGCGGCGCTGGCCGCGACCGTCGCCCTGTCGGCGCTGACCGCGCCCGCCACGGCGCAGGACGCGCCGGCGCCTGCGCCGCAGCAGCAACCGGCCGGGCAACCGCAGGACCAGAGCGCCGCGCCGCTCGAAGTCTCGGTGACCGGCGGCGTCAACCAGCCGATGCCGATCGCCATCCCCGTGATGCCGACCGCCGAGGTGGTCGATACGCCGGCGGGGCCGACCGATGCGCTCGGCCGCCAGCTTGCCGATATCGTCGCCACCGACCTCAAGAATTCCGGCCTGTTCACGCCGCTCGCCCCCGGCCAGCTGCGCCCGGTCGGGTTCCAGGAGGTGAACACCCCGGCATTCGATTACTGGGGCGGCACGGGTGCGCAGGCGCTGGTGCAGGGGTTCGTGCGCGCGGGCGCGGACGGCAATCTGACCGTCGGCTGCTATCTGTACGACGTCTTTTCCAAGGTCGAGCTGAAGCGCACCGGCTTCGTCGTGCCGCCATCCGACTGGCGCCGCGCGGGGCATAAATGCGCCGACATGGTCTATACCCGGCTGACCGGCGAGGGGCCGTATTTCGACAGCCGCATCGTCTACGTTTCCGAAACCGGGCCGAAGGGCAAGCGCATCAAGCGGCTGGCAATCATGGACCAAGACGGCGCCAACCACCGCTTCCTGACCAACGGCCAGTCGATCGTGCTGACGCCGCGTTTCGCGCCGAACCAGCAGTCGATCGTCTACATGAGCTTCGAGGACAATCGTCCCTCGATCTACGTCTACGACCTCGGCTCGGGGCGTCCGCGCCGGATCGTGCAGAACGTGTCGCTGACCTTCGCGCCGCGCTTCTCGCCGGACGGCCGCTGGATCCTGTTCTCGATGGCGCAGGGCGGCAACACCGACATCTACCGCGTCGCGGCGAGCGGCGGCACGCCGCAGCGGCTGACGACGTCGCCGGGCATCGACACCGGCGGCAGCTATTCGCCCGACGGGTCGAAGATCGCGTTCGAGAGCGATCGGTCGGGTGGCCAGCAACTCTATGTGATGAACGCAGACGGATCAAACCAGCATCGCATCAGCTTCGGCGGCGGCCGCTATGCGACGCCGGTGTGGAGTCCGCGCGGCGACCTGATCGCCTTCACCCGGATTTCGGGCGATTTCCGCATCGGCATCATGGCGCCGGACGGATCGGGCGAGAAACTGCTGACCAATGCGTGGCAGGACGAAGGCCCCAGCTGGTCGCCGAACGGCCGCGCGATCACCTTTTTCCGCTCGACACAGGGCGGATCGGGCAAGGCGGACCTGTGGATGGTCGATCTGACCGGACAGGTCGAACGCAAAATCCCGACGCCGCTCGACGGGTCCGATCCGGCATGGGGCCCGCTCAGGCCCTGA
- a CDS encoding cell envelope biogenesis protein TolA, whose translation MDRAEKIGLAVAVAGHVVLFGLLSVGFLSTPNPEKLKATPIEISLVKDVALEATAPQSVTPPAQSKAPDAGDPEDAAPPAAAEPELAAEPEPAPPEPKPAPPKPAPKPEPKPEPKPAPAKPQPKPKPAPVKPEPKPRPEPKVEEAAPAKPTHKPEKPAAAKHSEAKPTERPAPAKAAAKPQAAAKPSAGRGSDEASKATRPRGSRLGNDFLKGLSSDPSPSTSTAPKAAKIDARAMAGIVAAIQRQIQPCADRQGSPGPGANEIVTTLNLRLNEDGTLAGAPRLVRQTGVTDENERYKQRVFEIGIAAFKGCSPLKLPAEYYDTPSGGWNNINFQWKLK comes from the coding sequence ATGGATCGGGCGGAGAAGATCGGTCTGGCCGTCGCGGTCGCGGGGCACGTCGTGCTCTTCGGCCTGCTGTCGGTCGGTTTCCTGTCGACGCCCAATCCCGAAAAGCTGAAGGCCACGCCGATCGAGATCAGCCTCGTCAAGGACGTCGCGCTGGAGGCGACCGCACCGCAATCGGTGACGCCGCCCGCCCAGTCGAAGGCGCCCGACGCGGGCGATCCGGAGGATGCCGCGCCGCCGGCGGCGGCGGAGCCCGAGCTCGCCGCGGAGCCCGAACCCGCGCCGCCCGAGCCGAAACCGGCGCCGCCGAAGCCTGCGCCCAAGCCGGAACCCAAGCCCGAGCCGAAACCAGCCCCCGCGAAGCCGCAGCCCAAGCCCAAGCCGGCGCCGGTCAAGCCCGAGCCGAAGCCGAGACCCGAACCCAAGGTAGAAGAGGCCGCGCCCGCCAAGCCGACGCACAAGCCCGAAAAGCCGGCTGCGGCGAAGCACAGCGAGGCGAAGCCCACCGAGCGGCCCGCCCCCGCAAAGGCTGCCGCCAAGCCGCAGGCTGCGGCGAAGCCATCCGCCGGCCGCGGCAGCGACGAGGCGAGCAAGGCGACGCGTCCGCGCGGATCACGGCTGGGCAATGATTTCCTGAAAGGGCTGAGCAGCGATCCCTCGCCCAGCACGTCGACCGCGCCCAAGGCCGCGAAGATCGATGCGCGCGCGATGGCGGGGATCGTCGCGGCGATCCAGCGCCAGATTCAGCCGTGCGCCGATCGGCAGGGCTCTCCGGGACCCGGCGCCAACGAGATCGTGACGACGCTGAACCTGCGGCTGAACGAGGACGGCACGCTCGCCGGCGCGCCCAGGCTGGTGCGCCAGACGGGGGTGACGGATGAGAATGAGCGGTACAAGCAGCGCGTGTTCGAAATCGGCATCGCCGCGTTCAAGGGCTGTTCGCCGCTCAAGCTTCCTGCCGAATATTACGACACGCCATCGGGCGGCTGGAACAACATCAATTTCCAGTGGAAGCTGAAGTGA
- the tolR gene encoding protein TolR, with product MAMNLPSQRGRGRRAPVADINVTPLVDVMLVLLIIFMVTAPLLTAGVPVNLPDSRAKALDQDQKPVQLSLDAQGRLFVDNDEVAEDALPERLARIAGGKDAAGQPPQVFLRADRALDYGRVMRVMGELNRAGLNRVSLVTVEGDGAAPSGNGAH from the coding sequence ATGGCGATGAACCTCCCCTCGCAGCGGGGCCGCGGGCGGCGGGCGCCCGTCGCCGATATCAACGTCACGCCGCTGGTCGACGTGATGCTGGTGCTGCTCATCATCTTTATGGTCACCGCGCCGCTGCTGACCGCGGGCGTGCCGGTCAACCTGCCCGACAGCCGTGCCAAGGCCCTCGATCAGGACCAGAAGCCGGTGCAGCTGTCGCTCGATGCGCAGGGCCGGCTGTTCGTCGATAACGACGAGGTCGCCGAGGATGCCTTGCCCGAGCGGTTGGCGCGAATCGCGGGCGGCAAGGACGCGGCCGGCCAGCCGCCGCAGGTGTTCCTGCGCGCCGACCGCGCGCTCGACTATGGGCGCGTGATGCGCGTGATGGGCGAGCTCAACCGCGCCGGCCTCAACCGCGTCTCGCTGGTCACCGTGGAGGGCGACGGCGCCGCACCAAGCGGGAACGGCGCGCACTGA
- the tolQ gene encoding protein TolQ — translation MNPVFNMDAATLSPVALFLQADVVVKVVMAGLLLASIWTWTLIVAFWRRLGRIRKGMARFERDFWKAEDIDAFYKAEADQDLPSARVFAAGVKEWRRSTAGGGIDKGGTRERLAMAMGAAAAGEIDRISDKLNILATVGSVAPFVGLFGTVWGIMRSFTGIAQAQNSSLAVVAPGIAEALFATAIGLFAAIPAVIAYNRFSHGVNRIEAALNRFADGFHATLSRQLDSGR, via the coding sequence ATGAATCCGGTGTTCAACATGGATGCGGCGACGCTGTCGCCGGTCGCCTTGTTCCTGCAGGCGGATGTCGTCGTGAAAGTGGTGATGGCGGGGCTACTCCTCGCCAGCATCTGGACGTGGACGCTGATCGTCGCCTTCTGGCGGCGGCTGGGGCGCATCCGCAAGGGCATGGCGCGGTTCGAGCGCGATTTCTGGAAGGCGGAGGATATCGACGCCTTTTACAAGGCGGAAGCCGACCAGGATTTGCCGTCAGCGCGGGTGTTCGCGGCGGGCGTCAAGGAATGGCGCCGGTCCACCGCGGGCGGCGGCATCGACAAGGGCGGCACGCGCGAGCGGCTCGCGATGGCGATGGGCGCGGCGGCGGCGGGCGAGATCGACCGCATTTCGGACAAGCTCAACATCCTCGCGACGGTCGGCTCGGTCGCGCCGTTCGTCGGTCTGTTCGGGACGGTGTGGGGGATCATGCGCAGCTTCACCGGCATCGCGCAGGCGCAGAATTCGTCGCTGGCGGTGGTCGCACCGGGGATCGCCGAGGCGCTGTTCGCGACCGCGATCGGCCTGTTCGCCGCGATCCCCGCGGTGATCGCCTACAACCGCTTCAGCCACGGCGTGAACCGGATCGAGGCGGCGCTGAACCGCTTCGCCGACGGCTTCCACGCGACGCTGTCGCGCCAGCTGGATTCGGGGCGGTGA
- a CDS encoding YbgC/FadM family acyl-CoA thioesterase has translation MQDDGIDQPTAGRFEGREHLFPVRVYFEDTDLSGVVYHANYLRFMERARSAMLRLAGIDQRGVFDAGEGAYAVADLSIRYRAPARLDDALLVVSRVTAVRAASVVIHQTVRRGPLVLTEAAVTAALVAANGRPRRQPAAWTDIYQRLVWQGTNE, from the coding sequence ATGCAGGATGACGGCATCGACCAGCCCACGGCAGGACGGTTCGAGGGGCGCGAGCACCTGTTCCCGGTGCGCGTCTATTTCGAGGACACCGACCTGTCGGGCGTCGTCTATCACGCCAATTACCTGCGCTTCATGGAGCGCGCGCGCTCGGCGATGCTGCGGCTGGCGGGGATCGACCAGCGCGGCGTGTTCGACGCGGGCGAGGGCGCCTATGCCGTCGCCGATCTCTCGATCCGCTATCGCGCGCCCGCACGCCTTGACGACGCGCTGCTGGTGGTCAGCCGCGTGACCGCCGTGCGCGCCGCCAGCGTCGTCATTCATCAGACAGTCAGGCGCGGTCCGCTTGTTCTGACGGAGGCGGCGGTGACCGCGGCGCTGGTCGCCGCGAACGGCCGCCCCCGTCGCCAGCCGGCCGCGTGGACGGACATCTATCAACGCCTGGTGTGGCAGGGGACCAACGAATGA
- a CDS encoding helix-turn-helix transcriptional regulator yields MSELGNCLKEERERLGLTQAALAERVGVSRKTINTVENGVFVPSTVLALRLARVLERPVEAIFHLADGH; encoded by the coding sequence ATGAGCGAGCTTGGCAATTGCTTGAAAGAGGAACGCGAGCGGCTGGGCCTGACCCAGGCGGCGCTCGCCGAACGGGTCGGCGTCAGCCGCAAGACGATCAACACCGTCGAGAACGGCGTCTTCGTGCCTTCGACGGTGCTCGCGCTACGGCTGGCGCGCGTGCTGGAACGGCCGGTCGAGGCCATCTTCCACCTCGCCGACGGTCACTGA
- a CDS encoding NAD(P)H-dependent flavin oxidoreductase, which translates to MARGAAFLGSDVAIMAGAMSWVSERNLVAAMSNAGGFGVIACGAMTPALLDAEIAGTKALTDKPFGVNLITMHPALFDLIAVCAKHAVGHVVLAGGLPPKGSLEAIKAMGAKVICFAPTLALAKKLIRSGVDALVIEGMEAGGHIGPVSTSVLAQEMLPEIADTVPVFVAGGIGRGEAIAGYLDMGAAGVQLGTRFVCATESIAHPNFKKAFIRASARDAVASVQIDPRLPVIPVRALKNAGGELFTAKQREVAQALDEGSVAMAEAQLQIEHYWAGALRRAVIEGDVEHGSVMAGQSVGMVTKEEPIADIIAALMAEAAAALEARTR; encoded by the coding sequence ATGGCCCGGGGCGCTGCGTTCCTCGGCTCCGACGTCGCGATCATGGCGGGCGCCATGTCGTGGGTCAGCGAGCGCAATCTCGTCGCCGCGATGTCGAATGCCGGGGGCTTTGGCGTGATCGCGTGCGGCGCGATGACGCCCGCGCTGCTCGATGCGGAAATCGCGGGGACGAAGGCGCTGACGGACAAGCCGTTCGGCGTGAACCTCATCACCATGCACCCCGCCCTGTTCGACCTGATCGCGGTGTGCGCGAAGCATGCGGTCGGCCATGTCGTGCTCGCCGGCGGTCTGCCGCCCAAGGGTTCGCTGGAAGCGATCAAGGCGATGGGGGCGAAGGTGATCTGCTTCGCGCCGACGCTGGCGCTGGCGAAGAAGCTGATCCGGTCGGGCGTCGATGCCTTGGTGATCGAGGGGATGGAGGCGGGCGGCCATATCGGCCCGGTGTCGACCAGCGTGCTGGCGCAGGAAATGCTGCCCGAGATCGCCGACACGGTCCCCGTGTTCGTCGCCGGCGGCATCGGCCGCGGCGAGGCGATCGCCGGATATCTCGACATGGGCGCGGCGGGCGTCCAGCTCGGCACGCGCTTCGTCTGCGCGACCGAATCGATCGCGCACCCCAATTTCAAGAAGGCGTTCATCCGCGCCTCTGCCCGCGATGCGGTGGCGAGCGTGCAGATCGACCCGCGCCTGCCCGTCATCCCGGTCCGCGCGCTGAAGAATGCGGGCGGCGAGCTGTTCACCGCCAAGCAGCGCGAGGTCGCGCAGGCGCTGGACGAGGGCAGCGTCGCGATGGCCGAGGCGCAGTTGCAGATCGAACATTATTGGGCGGGCGCGCTGCGCCGCGCGGTGATCGAGGGCGACGTCGAGCATGGTAGCGTCATGGCGGGCCAGTCGGTGGGCATGGTGACGAAAGAAGAGCCGATCGCCGACATCATCGCCGCGCTGATGGCCGAGGCCGCAGCTGCGCTGGAGGCGCGGACACGATAA
- a CDS encoding aspartate kinase codes for MARIVMKFGGTSMAGIERIRSVAARVKREVAAGNEVAVVVSAMAGETDRLVGFCREASSLYDPREYDVVVAAGEQITSGLLAIALQAAEVKARSWLGWQLPIHTDDAHAKARIGGIETDALLASMAAGEVAVIPGFQGLSDDNRVTTLGRGGSDTSAVAVAAAIKADRCDIYTDVDGVYTTDPRIVPRARKLAKVTYEEMLELASVGAKVLQTRSVGLAMKAQVRVQVLSSFTGEDAPMADTLPGTMIVGEEEIEDVERQLITGIAHDKNEAKITLTGVPDKPGAVASIFEPLASANINVDMIIQNIAHNHGSTDVTFTVPSADLARSIETLNQGREAIGFGELVHDTRVAKVSVVGVGMRSHAGVASTMFTVLGQRGINIQAISTSEIKVSVLIHEDETELAVRVLHTAYGLDAEAA; via the coding sequence ATGGCACGCATCGTGATGAAGTTCGGCGGCACGTCGATGGCCGGGATCGAGCGCATCCGGAGCGTCGCCGCGCGCGTCAAACGCGAGGTGGCGGCAGGTAACGAGGTCGCCGTCGTCGTCTCCGCCATGGCGGGCGAGACGGACCGGCTGGTCGGTTTCTGCCGCGAGGCGTCGTCGCTCTACGACCCACGCGAATATGACGTCGTCGTGGCGGCGGGTGAGCAGATTACCAGCGGGCTGCTCGCGATCGCGCTGCAGGCGGCGGAGGTGAAGGCGCGGAGCTGGCTCGGCTGGCAACTGCCGATCCACACCGACGACGCGCATGCCAAGGCGCGGATCGGCGGAATCGAGACCGACGCGTTGCTCGCCAGCATGGCGGCGGGCGAGGTCGCGGTGATCCCGGGCTTCCAGGGCCTGTCCGACGACAACCGCGTCACGACGCTGGGCCGTGGCGGGTCGGATACCTCGGCGGTCGCGGTGGCGGCCGCGATCAAGGCGGACCGGTGCGACATCTATACCGACGTCGACGGCGTCTACACCACCGATCCGCGCATCGTCCCGCGCGCGCGCAAGCTCGCCAAGGTGACGTATGAGGAGATGCTGGAGCTTGCCAGCGTCGGCGCGAAAGTGTTGCAGACCCGCTCGGTCGGCCTTGCGATGAAGGCACAGGTCCGCGTCCAGGTGCTCTCGTCCTTCACCGGCGAGGACGCGCCGATGGCGGATACATTGCCCGGCACGATGATCGTCGGGGAAGAGGAGATTGAAGACGTGGAACGCCAGCTGATCACCGGCATCGCGCACGACAAGAACGAGGCGAAGATCACGCTGACCGGCGTGCCCGATAAGCCCGGCGCGGTGGCGAGCATCTTCGAACCACTCGCGAGCGCGAACATCAACGTCGACATGATCATCCAGAATATCGCGCACAACCACGGGTCGACCGACGTCACCTTCACCGTTCCGTCCGCCGACCTGGCACGCTCGATCGAGACGCTGAACCAGGGGCGCGAGGCGATCGGTTTCGGCGAACTCGTCCACGACACGCGCGTCGCGAAGGTCTCCGTCGTCGGCGTCGGCATGCGCAGCCATGCGGGCGTCGCCAGCACGATGTTCACCGTCTTGGGCCAGCGCGGCATCAACATCCAGGCGATCTCGACCAGCGAGATCAAGGTCAGCGTGCTGATCCACGAGGACGAGACCGAACTGGCGGTGCGCGTGCTGCACACCGCCTACGGGCTGGATGCCGAGGCGGCGTAA
- the ubiG gene encoding bifunctional 2-polyprenyl-6-hydroxyphenol methylase/3-demethylubiquinol 3-O-methyltransferase UbiG, which yields MASASSTNEPGAPAPGTVTIDPQEAAHFGRMAAEWWDPSGSSAMLHKLNPVRLRYIRAAIDLHWDGDDTGFTPLAGKTALDVGCGAGLLAEPLARLGAQVTGLDAAAENVAVAQAHAAQGGLAITYRAHGIEQETGRYDLVTCLEVIEHVRDPAGFVRGLANALADGGLLVLSTPNRTPLSRLALIGLAEGTGRIPRGTHDWNKFLTPDELTALLVDAGLEVTDVTGLAFSPAKGFDLSSSTALDYLVTARRAPSSPARGGGTPQA from the coding sequence ATGGCAAGCGCAAGCAGCACGAACGAGCCCGGCGCCCCGGCCCCCGGCACCGTCACGATCGACCCGCAGGAAGCCGCGCATTTCGGCCGGATGGCCGCCGAATGGTGGGACCCCAGCGGATCGTCGGCGATGCTGCACAAGCTCAATCCCGTCCGGCTGCGCTACATTCGCGCTGCGATCGACCTGCACTGGGACGGCGACGACACCGGCTTCACCCCGCTCGCCGGCAAGACCGCCCTCGACGTCGGCTGCGGCGCCGGCCTGCTTGCCGAACCGCTCGCGCGGCTGGGCGCGCAGGTCACCGGGCTCGACGCGGCAGCCGAGAACGTCGCGGTCGCGCAGGCGCACGCCGCGCAGGGCGGCCTCGCCATCACCTATCGCGCGCACGGCATCGAGCAGGAAACGGGCCGCTACGACCTCGTCACCTGCCTCGAGGTGATCGAACATGTCCGCGACCCCGCCGGCTTCGTCCGCGGCCTCGCCAACGCGCTGGCGGACGGCGGCTTGCTCGTCCTGTCGACGCCCAACCGCACGCCGCTGTCGCGCCTCGCCCTGATCGGCCTTGCCGAGGGGACGGGCCGCATCCCGCGCGGCACGCACGACTGGAACAAGTTCCTGACCCCCGACGAACTCACCGCGCTGCTCGTCGATGCCGGGCTGGAGGTGACGGACGTCACCGGCCTCGCCTTTTCGCCCGCCAAGGGGTTCGACCTGTCGAGCTCGACCGCGCTCGACTATTTGGTCACCGCCAGACGCGCTCCTTCCTCCCCGGCACGGGGAGGTGGCACGCCGCAGGCGTGA
- a CDS encoding DUF2334 domain-containing protein, which translates to MKRLLASIHDVSPRFEGEVDRLLDHLAPHVGRRLAMLVVPDHWGGAPITPAYAQRLRGWADEGVEMFVHGWFHRDDTPHQGKVAALKGKHMTAGEGEFLGLSHDEALDRMRRGKALVEDIIGRPAAGFIAPAWLYSDGAKAALADAGFALAEDHARVWVPADGRRLARGPVITWASRSRPRQLSSLAAAAALRPLLQPLPTVRIAVHPGDVRVPQLLDSITRTFAAFRRHTPSRYADLLAA; encoded by the coding sequence ATGAAACGCCTGCTCGCCTCGATCCACGACGTCTCGCCCCGGTTCGAGGGCGAGGTCGACCGCCTGCTCGACCATCTCGCCCCGCACGTCGGGCGGCGCCTCGCGATGCTGGTCGTGCCCGATCACTGGGGCGGCGCACCGATCACGCCGGCTTATGCGCAGCGGCTGCGTGGCTGGGCCGACGAGGGCGTCGAGATGTTCGTCCACGGCTGGTTCCACCGCGACGACACGCCGCACCAGGGCAAGGTCGCCGCGCTCAAGGGCAAGCACATGACCGCGGGCGAGGGCGAGTTCCTGGGCCTCAGCCATGACGAGGCGCTGGACCGCATGCGCCGCGGCAAGGCTTTGGTCGAGGACATTATCGGCCGCCCGGCGGCGGGCTTCATCGCGCCCGCCTGGCTCTATTCGGACGGCGCGAAGGCGGCGCTGGCCGACGCGGGGTTCGCGCTGGCGGAGGATCATGCCCGCGTCTGGGTCCCCGCCGACGGGCGCAGGCTGGCGCGCGGCCCGGTCATCACCTGGGCCAGCCGCTCGCGCCCGCGCCAGCTGTCCTCGCTCGCCGCCGCGGCGGCCTTGCGCCCGCTGCTGCAGCCGCTGCCGACGGTGCGGATCGCGGTGCATCCCGGCGACGTGCGGGTACCGCAATTGCTCGACAGCATCACGCGGACCTTCGCCGCCTTCCGCCGGCATACGCCGTCGCGCTACGCGGACCTTCTAGCCGCCTGA
- a CDS encoding glycosyltransferase: MRIVDVNEIYSPTGGGVRTYIDRKISVLASMGHELIVLAPGKEDRIEHRPGGGAIHYIKSRGMPFDSNYGLFWDPAPIHARLDELDPDVVENCSPWRSAWIVLNWQGRAIRSFFMHNDNLEAYAKRWFNRLASEERIERAFSWYDRYLQRFLREFDTVVTNGPALTRQLTARGVRVDTTVPLGIERTPFSPSLRDEQLRAALLAQCDLPPDAHLLLGVGRHHPEKRWPMVIDAVQRAGARVPVGLVILGQGMDTKTLERHIGSSPHIRLFHPVYDRARLAKIMASCDAYVHGCGTETFGLVPAEALACGAPLILPDSGGAAELANPLYTESFRERDAVSCADAILRMCARDPAIVRRAAAVASGKVRTDETHAAELIAHYEAVIAAKSGLSLPHAAHAARA, translated from the coding sequence ATGCGGATCGTCGACGTCAACGAAATCTATTCGCCGACCGGCGGCGGCGTGCGGACGTATATCGACCGCAAGATCAGCGTGCTTGCGAGCATGGGGCACGAGCTGATCGTCCTCGCGCCGGGCAAAGAGGACCGGATCGAGCATCGCCCCGGCGGCGGCGCGATCCATTACATCAAGTCGCGCGGCATGCCGTTCGATTCGAACTACGGCCTGTTCTGGGATCCGGCGCCGATCCACGCGCGGCTCGACGAACTCGACCCCGACGTCGTCGAGAACTGCTCGCCGTGGCGATCGGCGTGGATCGTGTTGAACTGGCAGGGAAGGGCGATCCGATCGTTCTTCATGCACAACGACAATCTCGAGGCCTATGCCAAGCGCTGGTTCAACCGGCTGGCATCGGAAGAGCGGATCGAACGCGCCTTTTCGTGGTACGACCGGTATCTGCAGCGGTTCCTGCGCGAGTTCGATACGGTCGTGACCAACGGCCCCGCGCTGACGCGGCAGCTGACCGCGCGCGGGGTGCGCGTCGACACGACCGTGCCGCTGGGCATCGAGCGGACGCCGTTTTCGCCGAGCCTTCGCGATGAACAGCTGCGCGCCGCGTTGCTCGCGCAATGCGACTTGCCGCCGGACGCGCATCTGTTGCTCGGCGTCGGGCGGCACCATCCCGAGAAGCGCTGGCCGATGGTGATCGACGCAGTGCAGCGCGCCGGTGCGCGCGTGCCGGTCGGCCTCGTCATCCTGGGCCAGGGCATGGATACAAAGACGCTGGAGCGCCACATCGGCAGCAGCCCGCACATCCGCCTGTTCCACCCGGTCTATGACCGCGCGCGGCTGGCGAAGATCATGGCGAGCTGCGACGCCTACGTCCATGGCTGCGGCACGGAGACGTTCGGGCTGGTGCCGGCGGAAGCGCTGGCGTGTGGCGCGCCGCTGATCCTGCCCGACAGTGGCGGTGCGGCGGAGCTGGCCAACCCGCTCTACACCGAAAGCTTCAGGGAACGCGACGCGGTGTCCTGCGCCGACGCGATCCTGCGCATGTGCGCGCGCGATCCGGCGATCGTCCGCCGCGCCGCCGCCGTCGCATCCGGCAAAGTGCGCACCGATGAAACGCACGCCGCGGAACTGATCGCGCATTACGAGGCGGTGATCGCCGCCAAGTCGGGACTATCCCTCCCGCACGCGGCACACGCGGCGCGCGCGTAA
- a CDS encoding DUF2141 domain-containing protein, with protein MKTAWLAPVALLAATIAGPAAARAEVIGMDAAACTNREGPAILANIVGLKDRKGRLKLELYPANEDDFLKDDRDLVAQGKTFRRVWVQTPPAGAVDICIRVPHPGRYALFATHDRDGKNKFNFFQDGAGFPGGARLGMSRPKLAQALIEVGNGVATTNIRMQYLRGFGGFGPNKGD; from the coding sequence ATGAAGACGGCATGGTTGGCCCCGGTCGCGCTGCTGGCGGCGACGATCGCCGGCCCCGCGGCGGCGCGGGCAGAGGTGATCGGCATGGATGCGGCGGCGTGCACGAACCGCGAAGGCCCCGCGATCCTTGCCAATATCGTCGGTCTCAAGGACCGCAAGGGCCGGCTGAAGCTGGAACTGTATCCGGCGAACGAGGACGATTTCCTGAAGGACGACCGCGACCTCGTCGCGCAGGGCAAGACGTTCCGCCGCGTCTGGGTGCAGACCCCGCCGGCTGGCGCGGTCGACATCTGTATCCGCGTGCCGCATCCGGGCCGTTACGCCTTGTTCGCGACGCACGACCGCGACGGCAAGAACAAGTTCAACTTCTTCCAGGACGGCGCCGGTTTTCCGGGCGGCGCGCGGCTCGGCATGTCGCGGCCCAAACTGGCGCAGGCGCTGATCGAGGTTGGCAACGGCGTTGCGACCACCAATATCCGCATGCAATACCTGCGCGGCTTCGGCGGGTTCGGGCCGAACAAGGGCGACTGA